Proteins encoded in a region of the Hypanus sabinus isolate sHypSab1 chromosome 12, sHypSab1.hap1, whole genome shotgun sequence genome:
- the LOC132403160 gene encoding alpha-2B adrenergic receptor: protein MDIAFLVASPFEDVLDVGEDLCLYVGYTSSVYCTASVLTLAAIALDRYHAIIDCLQYNSQSTVRRTAATVVWIWLQSALSSCPPLLGWGRFGYSPAIRSCSVAWDDSLSYAGFMAVISFLLPAAVMIFCYARIVRVARGHAKRIHDIENQLQRRSPAPAEGQGPSSEMPTFSHLISSLSSPIVAQHGRGEVQRGLQRRAPDIFCKYAGVGSPGREHHGAFRLFLVIFAFFCCWVPYEVVGLVQAVEAAGGRRGSSVPSGLVTAAHWLALLNSDINPLLYALLSKRFRKALRHWQRRLEAKVGLGQREEGGAATSGSGARLTGFLRHAKPPGGPARSSSNVSGISQLSPRQPGLQAHSCSVFSISSLPRSRANQPLEELLVSGPAASAASLVFMPCGRTLGCSGEQQGEPLPKHYLTVPSLPPEADHMVLPSQTFGEKQSSTYVFGNIVKVENDAVDL, encoded by the coding sequence GATCTGTGCCTCTACGTGGGCTACACCTCGTCAGTGTATTGTACGGCATCGGTGCTGACCCTGGCCGCCATCGCCCTGGACCGCTACCACGCCATTATCGACTGCTTGCAGTACAACTCGCAGAGCACGGTGCGCCGCACGGCCGCCACGGTGGTGTGGATCTGGCTGCAGTCGGCGCTCAGCAGCTGCCCTCCGCTGCTGGGCTGGGGTCGCTTCGGCTACTCGCCAGCCATCCGCAGCTGCTCAGTGGCATGGGATGACAGCCTGAGTTACGCGGGCTTCATGGCCGTCATCTCCTTCCTGCTGCCCGCCGCTGTCATGATCTTCTGCTACGCCCGCATTGTGCGGGTGGCTCGGGGCCATGCCAAACGTATCCACGACATCGAGAACCAGCTGCAGCGGCGGTCGCCAGCACCGGCCGAAGGTCAGGGCCCCTCCTCCGAAATGCCCAccttctctcacctcatctccagcCTCAGCTCCCCCATCGTGGCCCAGCATGGTCGTGGGGAAGTGCAGCGTGGCTTGCAGAGACGGGCGCCAGACATCTTCTGCAAGTACGCTGGCGTTGGTAGCCCGGGCCGCGAGCACCACGGCGCTTTCCGCCTCTTCCTGGTCATCTTTGCCTTCTTCTGCTGCTGGGTGCCCTACGAGGTGGTGGGGCTGGTGCAGGCTGTGGAGGCAGCGGGCGGCCGGCGGGGCTCCAGTGTGCCGTCCGGCTTGGTGACAGCAGCCCACTGGCTGGCCCTGCTCAATTCAGACATCAACCCGCTGCTGTACGCGCTACTCAGCAAACGGTTCCGCAAGGCGCTGCGGCACTGGCAGCGGCGGCTGGAGGCCAAGGTGGGCTTGGGGCAGCGGGAGGAGGGTGGGGCGGCAACCAGCGGCAGCGGAGCCAGACTCACCGGCTTCCTGCGGCACGCCAAGCCGCCGGGTGGCCCGGCCAGAAGCAGCTCCAATGTGAGCGGCATCAGCCAGCTGAGTCCCCGACAGCCAGGGCTCCAGGCCCACTCCTGTTCCGTCTTCTCCATCAGCTCGCTGCCCCGCAGCAGGGCCAACCAGCCCTTAGAAGAGCTGCTAGTGTCCGGCCCGGCGGCCTCCGCTGCCTCGCTGGTCTTCATGCCCTGTGGCAGGACACTCGGGTGCAGTGGCGAACAGCAGGGCGAGCCCTTGCCCAAACACTACCTGACGGTCCCTTCACTTCCCCCAGAGGCTGACCACATGGTACTGCCCTCGCAGACTTTCGGCGAGAAGCAGTCCTCCACTTACGTATTCGGAAACATCGTTAAAGTGGAAAATGATGCCGTCGACCTGTAG